TCAGCGCATTCCCGCGATTAATGGCGGCGCGATCGTGATTAGGGTCAAGTTCCAGGGTGCGATCGAAGGATTCTAAAGCCTTTTGGTCATCTTCATCGAGTAATTGTTTACCGCGATCGAACCAAACTTGAGGATTATCCTCATCTAAAGAAATTTCAGGCGTTGGGGGGTGTAGCTGTTCGCCGATCGCTGTTGCCACTGCTCCCAATTCACCACAACCGACTTCCCCCAAGCGTATCAGACGCTCTGCCAATTGGTCATTCGGTTCAGAACTTTCGGTAACTTTTTGGCCAAAGCGCTTTAACCAAGCGATCCATTGCTCTTCTGAATACTCCTGTTGTAAGGCTTCCCAATCTTGGAGAACTTGACTTTTCCCGTGATGAACACCCTCTAGAAAAGACATAAACCGCATTTCATAGTCCGTATCCGTGGGCCAAATCGTTGCAGTATCGGCTGAGGAGCTAGGAGAGGAAGACCATAAACCCTTAAACCATTGCCAAAGTTGTGCTAACCAGCGCCGAAGTTGTCTGAACATCTCCCCATCCTCTTGTCATTTTGCTATTCCATTTTAAGGTTGGTTGGGGTCGATACCGAGTTCTCGGAGTTTGGCGAATGCGCGATCGCGCTCTTCTTGAATGCGATCGCGCTCTTGTTGAATGCGATCGCGCTCCTCCATCACCTCCTCTGGGTCTTGAAACGGTTCCCCATTCGGATAAAATACTGCTAAATCCTCCCCCAACCACTCAAAACGGATTTGCAACAAAGGCGAACTCCAGGGTAAATTCAGGGGTGTAATTAACCTAAACTCTTCCTCTTTGCTCCCCCGCACCAATCCCAAAAAATCGCGAGACTCTGGGTCATAAAAAAACATCTCCAGCACCCCATATTTTTGGTAAAACCTTTGTTTTTCGAGCATTTCATTACGGGAATTACTGGGAGACAAAATCTCAAAAACCACTTGAGGCGCGATATTTTCTTCTTCCCATTGTTTATAGCTTTTGCGATCGCCCCCAGGTCGTCCCAACACCACCATCGCATCGGGAGCTTGCACAGGAACCGGCGGAGCATTCACCTGGACAGGATACCAGAATAGATCGCCAGCCACAAACACATTTTGGTGAGCAAACAAGCGTCTCAAATTGCTCACCAAGCGAACAATCCAACGATATTGAACCGTATTTTCAGCCATAGGTAATCCATCCGTTTCTGGATAGAGCGTTTGGGGGATAGGGGGAGTTTGAACCATGGGATTCGGAGTCTCAGTTATGGAAGATA
This portion of the Roseofilum capinflatum BLCC-M114 genome encodes:
- a CDS encoding tetratricopeptide repeat protein — its product is MFRQLRRWLAQLWQWFKGLWSSSPSSSADTATIWPTDTDYEMRFMSFLEGVHHGKSQVLQDWEALQQEYSEEQWIAWLKRFGQKVTESSEPNDQLAERLIRLGEVGCGELGAVATAIGEQLHPPTPEISLDEDNPQVWFDRGKQLLDEDDQKALESFDRTLELDPNHDRAAINRGNALMNLGRHEEAILAYDRALELNPKADLAWANRGSVFFDLEDYEQAIASWDKALELNPKDLETWHNKGIVLGVKLNRFEEALNCFDQTLALQPEDVQTWFNRGIVLAALNRWEEALESWNRATDLQPDFQDAWINKGVALQKLGRYAEAIAANQRAINPS
- a CDS encoding Uma2 family endonuclease, which translates into the protein MVQTPPIPQTLYPETDGLPMAENTVQYRWIVRLVSNLRRLFAHQNVFVAGDLFWYPVQVNAPPVPVQAPDAMVVLGRPGGDRKSYKQWEEENIAPQVVFEILSPSNSRNEMLEKQRFYQKYGVLEMFFYDPESRDFLGLVRGSKEEEFRLITPLNLPWSSPLLQIRFEWLGEDLAVFYPNGEPFQDPEEVMEERDRIQQERDRIQEERDRAFAKLRELGIDPNQP